In Bosea vestrisii, the following are encoded in one genomic region:
- the atpD gene encoding F0F1 ATP synthase subunit beta — protein MAKAATKTKTADKPANTGTGRVTQVIGAVVDVQFDGALPEILNALETQNLGNRLVLEVAQHLGENTVRCIAMDASEGLVRGQSVTDTGAPIAVPVGDECLGRIMNVIGEPVDEAGPILTTNTRGIHQPAPSYAEQATEAQILVTGIKVVDLLAPYAKGGKIGLFGGAGVGKTVLIMELINNVAKAHGGYSVFAGVGERTREGNDLYHEMIESGVNKKGGGEGSKCALVYGQMNEPPGARMRVALSGLTVAEDFRDRGQDVLFFVDNIFRFTQAGSEVSALLGRIPSAVGYQPTLATDMGNLQERITTTNKGSITSVQAIYVPADDLTDPAPATSFAHLDATTVLSRSIAEKGIYPAVDPLDSTSRMLSAAIVGDEHYNIARQVQQILQRYKALQDIIAILGMDELSEEDKISVARARKIERFLSQPFFVAEVFTGSPGKLVALEDTIKGFKGLVEGKYDHLPEAAFYMVGSIDEAVEKAQRLAAEAA, from the coding sequence ATGGCCAAAGCCGCTACCAAGACCAAGACCGCCGACAAGCCCGCCAACACCGGCACCGGCCGCGTCACGCAGGTCATCGGCGCCGTCGTCGACGTCCAGTTCGACGGCGCGCTGCCGGAGATCCTGAATGCGCTCGAGACACAGAACCTCGGCAACCGCCTGGTGCTCGAGGTGGCCCAGCATCTCGGTGAGAACACCGTGCGCTGCATCGCGATGGACGCCAGCGAAGGCCTGGTCCGCGGCCAGTCGGTGACCGACACCGGCGCGCCGATCGCGGTTCCGGTCGGCGACGAGTGCCTCGGGCGCATCATGAACGTCATCGGCGAGCCGGTCGACGAGGCCGGCCCGATCTTGACCACCAATACCCGCGGCATCCACCAGCCGGCGCCCTCCTATGCCGAGCAGGCGACGGAAGCGCAGATCCTGGTCACCGGCATCAAGGTTGTCGACCTCCTGGCGCCCTACGCCAAGGGCGGCAAGATCGGCCTGTTCGGCGGCGCCGGTGTCGGCAAGACCGTGCTGATCATGGAGCTGATCAACAACGTCGCGAAGGCCCATGGCGGCTACTCGGTGTTCGCCGGCGTCGGCGAGCGCACCCGCGAGGGCAACGACCTCTATCACGAGATGATCGAGTCGGGCGTCAACAAGAAGGGCGGCGGCGAAGGCTCCAAGTGCGCCCTCGTCTACGGCCAGATGAACGAGCCCCCGGGCGCCCGCATGCGCGTCGCCCTGTCGGGCCTGACAGTCGCCGAGGACTTCCGCGACCGCGGCCAGGACGTGCTGTTCTTCGTCGACAACATCTTCCGCTTCACCCAGGCCGGCTCGGAAGTGTCGGCGCTGCTCGGCCGCATCCCCTCGGCGGTGGGCTACCAGCCGACGCTCGCCACGGACATGGGCAACCTGCAGGAGCGGATCACCACCACCAACAAGGGCTCGATCACCTCGGTGCAGGCGATCTACGTGCCCGCCGACGACCTGACCGACCCTGCGCCCGCGACCTCCTTCGCCCACCTGGATGCCACGACCGTGCTCTCGCGCTCGATCGCGGAAAAGGGCATCTACCCGGCGGTCGACCCGCTTGACTCGACCTCGCGCATGCTCTCGGCCGCCATCGTCGGTGACGAGCACTACAACATCGCCCGCCAGGTCCAGCAGATCCTCCAGCGCTACAAGGCTCTGCAGGACATCATCGCGATCCTGGGCATGGACGAGCTCTCGGAAGAGGACAAGATCTCGGTCGCCCGCGCCCGCAAGATCGAGCGCTTCCTGTCGCAGCCCTTCTTCGTCGCGGAAGTGTTCACGGGGTCGCCGGGCAAGCTCGTCGCGCTCGAAGACACGATCAAGGGCTTCAAGGGTCTGGTCGAGGGCAAGTACGACCACTTGCCGGAAGCCGCCTTCTACATGGTCGGCTCGATCGACGAAGCGGTCGAGAAGGCCCAGCGCCTGGCGGCTGAAGCCGCGTAA
- a CDS encoding F0F1 ATP synthase subunit epsilon — MATFTFELVSPERILFSGDAVSVIVPSVEGEMTVLAGHAPVVAVLKPGIVLVQTGANNGKEFFVSGGLAEVNATSLTILAEQARFIEDVDQSVLDAEILTAETRHAGSHDEAEKKRLHDQLVQLREFKGVFEQRKAA, encoded by the coding sequence ATGGCCACCTTCACATTCGAACTCGTCTCGCCGGAGCGCATCCTGTTCTCGGGCGACGCCGTCAGCGTCATCGTGCCGTCGGTCGAGGGCGAGATGACCGTGCTCGCCGGCCATGCGCCGGTCGTCGCCGTGCTGAAGCCGGGCATCGTCCTGGTCCAGACCGGCGCCAACAACGGCAAGGAATTCTTCGTCTCGGGCGGCCTCGCCGAGGTCAACGCGACGAGCCTTACGATCCTCGCCGAGCAGGCCCGCTTCATCGAAGATGTCGACCAGTCGGTCCTCGATGCCGAAATCCTGACCGCCGAGACCCGCCATGCCGGCTCGCATGACGAGGCCGAGAAGAAGCGCCTGCACGACCAGCTTGTGCAACTGCGCGAGTTCAAGGGCGTGTTCGAGCAGCGCAAGGCCGCCTGA
- a CDS encoding tripartite tricarboxylate transporter TctB family protein, which yields MVLSDRVTGGAIATLGAAAFFYGSKLPPVPGQQVGPSAFPSLVGALLVICGVLIVLGVGRHFEEVAEADLASHTAPEYLEPLPAWRAWLALLPPALVMFYALASEKLGFLPTAAIMVLTASLAFGARPKLAVPMALIAPFVINLIFLKLLRVPLPGGLLPFPW from the coding sequence ATGGTGTTGTCAGACCGCGTGACCGGCGGCGCTATCGCGACGCTCGGCGCCGCCGCCTTCTTCTACGGCTCGAAACTGCCGCCGGTGCCCGGCCAGCAGGTCGGTCCCTCGGCCTTCCCGTCGCTGGTCGGAGCCCTGCTCGTCATCTGCGGCGTGCTGATCGTGCTCGGTGTCGGTCGGCATTTCGAAGAGGTGGCCGAGGCCGACCTCGCCAGCCATACGGCGCCGGAATATCTGGAGCCGCTGCCGGCCTGGCGGGCCTGGCTCGCGCTGCTCCCGCCGGCGCTGGTGATGTTCTACGCGCTTGCTTCCGAAAAGCTGGGTTTCCTGCCGACGGCGGCGATCATGGTGCTGACGGCCTCGCTGGCCTTCGGCGCCCGACCGAAGCTCGCGGTGCCGATGGCGCTGATCGCACCCTTCGTCATCAACCTGATCTTCCTGAAGCTGCTGCGCGTGCCGTTGCCCGGCGGCCTGCTGCCTTTCCCTTGGTAA
- the atpA gene encoding F0F1 ATP synthase subunit alpha, protein MDIRAAEISAILKSQISNFGSEASVTEVGQVLSVGDGIARVYGLDKVQAGEMVEFESGVRGMALNLESDNVGVVIFGSDREIKEGQTVKRTGAIVDVPVGKELLGRVVDALGNPIDGKGPIKSAQRARVDVKAPGIIPRKSVHEPMATGLKAIDALIPIGRGQRELIIGDRQTGKTAVALDTILNQKAINEGTDESQKLYCVYVAIGQKRSTVAQFVKVLEERGALEYSIIVAATASDAAPMQFLAPFAGCAMGEYFRDNGMHAVIIYDDLSKQAVAYRQMSLLLRRPPGREAYPGDVFYLHSRLLERAAKMGDAAGNGSLTALPVIETQANDVSAYIPTNVISITDGQIFLETDLFYQGIRPAVNVGLSVSRVGSAAQTKATKKVAGKIKGELAQYREMAAFAQFGSDLDAVTQRLLNRGARLTELLKQGQFSPLKMEEQTVVIYAGVNGYLDPLPVNKVRAFEDGLLSLVRGKHADLLNEIGSSKDLSDANAAKLKGIVEAYAKSFA, encoded by the coding sequence ATGGACATCCGCGCCGCTGAAATCTCCGCTATCCTGAAGTCGCAGATCTCGAACTTCGGCTCGGAAGCCTCGGTTACCGAGGTCGGTCAGGTTCTCTCCGTCGGCGACGGCATCGCCCGCGTCTACGGCCTCGACAAGGTCCAGGCCGGCGAGATGGTCGAGTTCGAGTCGGGCGTGCGCGGCATGGCCCTCAACCTCGAGAGCGACAATGTCGGCGTCGTCATCTTCGGTTCCGACCGCGAGATCAAGGAAGGCCAGACCGTCAAGCGCACCGGCGCCATCGTCGACGTGCCGGTCGGCAAGGAACTGCTCGGCCGCGTCGTCGACGCGCTCGGCAACCCGATCGACGGCAAGGGCCCGATCAAGTCGGCCCAGCGCGCCCGCGTCGACGTCAAGGCCCCCGGCATCATCCCGCGCAAGTCGGTGCACGAGCCGATGGCGACCGGCCTCAAGGCGATCGACGCGCTGATCCCGATCGGCCGCGGCCAGCGCGAGCTGATCATCGGCGACCGCCAGACCGGCAAGACTGCCGTGGCGCTCGACACGATCCTGAACCAGAAGGCGATCAACGAAGGTACGGACGAGAGCCAGAAGCTCTATTGCGTCTATGTCGCGATCGGCCAGAAGCGTTCGACTGTCGCCCAGTTCGTGAAGGTGCTCGAAGAGCGCGGCGCGCTCGAATACTCGATCATCGTCGCGGCCACCGCCTCCGACGCCGCCCCGATGCAGTTCCTGGCGCCCTTCGCCGGTTGCGCCATGGGCGAGTATTTCCGCGACAACGGCATGCACGCCGTGATCATCTATGACGACCTGTCGAAGCAGGCCGTCGCTTACCGCCAGATGTCGCTGCTGCTGCGCCGCCCGCCGGGCCGCGAAGCCTATCCCGGCGACGTGTTCTATCTGCACTCCCGTCTGCTCGAGCGCGCCGCCAAGATGGGTGACGCCGCCGGCAACGGCTCGCTGACGGCGCTGCCGGTCATCGAGACCCAGGCCAACGACGTCTCGGCCTACATCCCGACCAACGTGATCTCGATCACCGACGGCCAGATCTTCCTCGAAACCGACCTGTTCTACCAGGGCATCCGCCCGGCGGTGAACGTCGGCCTCTCGGTGTCGCGCGTCGGCTCGGCCGCCCAGACCAAGGCGACCAAGAAGGTCGCGGGCAAGATCAAGGGCGAGCTCGCCCAGTATCGCGAGATGGCGGCCTTCGCCCAGTTCGGCTCCGACCTCGACGCCGTCACCCAGCGCCTGCTCAACCGCGGCGCCCGTCTGACCGAACTCCTGAAGCAGGGTCAGTTCTCCCCGCTGAAGATGGAAGAGCAGACGGTCGTGATCTATGCCGGCGTCAACGGCTATCTCGATCCGCTGCCGGTCAACAAGGTTCGCGCCTTCGAGGACGGGCTGCTCTCGCTGGTGCGCGGCAAGCATGCCGACCTGCTGAACGAGATCGGCTCGTCGAAGGACCTTTCGGACGCGAACGCCGCGAAGCTGAAGGGTATCGTCGAGGCCTACGCCAAGTCGTTCGCCTGA
- a CDS encoding serine/threonine dehydratase, with the protein MRVAGFAAVHSRSRRNAMSVLQKMDDRAVMGWIAGVDGCKAGWIAAFSDADFKTPPAVEVFQDFSAILNDKRAPSVVAVDMPIGLPDWTEGRGRGPEEAVRAVLGRLRGSVFSIPSRAAVYAVDRPIVGMEDITHSHTVACGIARQTSGLQAAFSRQAFMILPKIREIDRLLREFPENGPRVKEIHPEVAFWSMNRERPLKFAKKEPAGEAERVELLRAQGFALSSILAPPPKGAKRDDALDALAALVVARHIAAGRGKPFPDPPGRDSHGLPIAIWTYVTDRSLVQDPVMTEKPVPRPMIEAAADRIAGHARTTPVMRLGTGAFGSRADVSLKLECLQHAGSFKTRGAFNNLLSLDVPAAGVAAASGGNHGAAVAYAAGERGVKATIFVPEISPAAKVEAIRRFGAEVRIGGAQYDDAQAACDKFVAETGALKIHPFSAKETVAGQGTLGREWQSQEPDLDTVLVAVGGGGLISGIAAWFAGSSVKVVGVEPEGSRALQAALEAKGPVTVTVASVAADSLGARNVGQLVYDVCKDAVDHVALVPDAAIVEAQRVLWRDFRLAVEPGGAAALGALISGAYKPQPGERLGVLVCGANIDLTKLAEITA; encoded by the coding sequence TTGAGGGTCGCCGGGTTCGCTGCAGTGCACAGTAGATCGCGCCGCAATGCAATGTCAGTTCTGCAAAAGATGGATGACAGGGCTGTGATGGGCTGGATTGCGGGTGTCGACGGCTGCAAGGCGGGCTGGATCGCGGCGTTCAGCGATGCCGACTTCAAAACGCCGCCAGCTGTCGAGGTCTTCCAAGACTTCTCGGCGATCCTGAACGACAAGCGTGCGCCGTCCGTCGTCGCAGTGGACATGCCCATTGGGCTACCCGATTGGACAGAAGGGAGAGGGCGCGGCCCCGAGGAGGCCGTTCGAGCCGTGTTAGGGCGTCTCCGCGGATCAGTCTTCAGCATCCCGTCGCGAGCGGCGGTCTATGCCGTCGACAGGCCCATCGTCGGAATGGAGGACATCACGCATTCTCATACCGTTGCTTGCGGGATCGCACGCCAAACATCGGGATTACAGGCGGCATTCAGCAGGCAGGCTTTTATGATCCTCCCCAAGATTCGGGAGATTGACCGCCTGCTTCGCGAGTTCCCTGAGAATGGCCCTCGCGTCAAAGAGATACATCCCGAAGTCGCGTTCTGGTCGATGAACCGAGAGCGCCCACTCAAGTTCGCGAAAAAGGAGCCGGCAGGCGAGGCGGAGCGCGTGGAGTTGCTTCGCGCGCAAGGGTTCGCGCTGTCGAGCATTCTGGCGCCTCCTCCCAAAGGTGCCAAACGTGACGACGCGCTCGACGCGCTCGCGGCGCTGGTCGTCGCCCGGCACATTGCCGCCGGGCGCGGCAAGCCCTTTCCCGATCCGCCGGGACGCGATAGCCACGGTCTACCTATCGCGATCTGGACCTATGTCACGGATCGCTCCCTCGTTCAGGATCCCGTCATGACAGAGAAGCCTGTGCCGCGCCCGATGATCGAGGCTGCTGCCGACCGCATTGCCGGACATGCCCGCACCACCCCGGTGATGCGCCTCGGCACCGGTGCCTTCGGCTCGCGCGCCGATGTCTCGCTCAAGCTCGAATGCCTGCAGCATGCCGGCTCGTTCAAGACGCGCGGCGCCTTCAACAACCTGCTCTCGCTGGATGTGCCCGCCGCCGGCGTCGCCGCCGCATCGGGCGGCAATCATGGCGCAGCCGTCGCCTATGCTGCCGGAGAGCGCGGTGTGAAGGCGACGATCTTCGTGCCAGAGATCTCGCCGGCGGCGAAGGTCGAGGCGATCCGCCGCTTCGGCGCCGAGGTCCGGATCGGCGGCGCGCAGTATGACGATGCGCAGGCAGCCTGCGACAAGTTCGTGGCCGAGACCGGGGCACTGAAAATCCACCCCTTCTCCGCCAAGGAGACGGTCGCTGGCCAGGGTACGCTCGGCCGCGAATGGCAGAGCCAGGAGCCAGATCTCGACACCGTGCTCGTCGCGGTCGGCGGCGGCGGGTTGATCTCCGGTATCGCCGCCTGGTTCGCCGGCAGCAGCGTCAAGGTCGTCGGCGTCGAGCCGGAAGGCTCGCGGGCGCTGCAGGCCGCGCTCGAGGCCAAGGGGCCGGTGACGGTGACCGTTGCTTCAGTCGCGGCGGATTCGCTCGGCGCCCGTAATGTCGGGCAGCTGGTCTATGATGTCTGCAAGGACGCGGTCGACCATGTCGCTTTGGTGCCGGATGCAGCGATCGTTGAGGCGCAGCGGGTGCTGTGGCGTGATTTCCGCCTGGCGGTCGAGCCCGGTGGCGCTGCGGCGCTCGGCGCGCTGATCAGCGGCGCCTACAAGCCGCAACCGGGCGAGCGCCTCGGCGTGCTGGTCTGCGGCGCCAATATCGACCTCACCAAGCTCGCCGAGATCACTGCATGA
- a CDS encoding F0F1 ATP synthase subunit gamma — protein MPSLKDLRNRIASVKATQKITKAMQMVAAAKLRRAQSAAEAARPYAERMEAVLANLAGGLANGSAPRLIAGTGSDKVQLLVVCTAERGLCGAFNSSIARLARDKANALKAEGKTVKIICVGKKGFDILRRQFAADIIEVVDLRAFKQLGFANAEAIAQNILTRFANGEFDVATLFFSKFKSVISQIPTAQQIIPAEIPAGAKTTDAVYDYEPEESEILETLLPRNLTVQVLRAILENAASEQGARMSAMDSATRNAGEMIKKQTQLYNRSRQAMITKELIEIISGAEAL, from the coding sequence ATGCCCTCCCTGAAGGACCTTAGAAACCGCATCGCCTCGGTGAAGGCGACGCAGAAGATCACCAAGGCCATGCAGATGGTCGCGGCGGCGAAGCTGCGCCGGGCACAGTCGGCCGCCGAGGCCGCGCGTCCCTATGCCGAGCGCATGGAGGCGGTGCTGGCCAATCTTGCCGGTGGCCTCGCCAATGGCAGCGCGCCGCGCCTGATCGCCGGCACGGGCTCCGACAAGGTCCAGCTGCTCGTGGTCTGCACGGCCGAGCGCGGCCTGTGCGGCGCCTTCAACTCCTCGATCGCCCGTCTCGCCCGCGACAAGGCAAACGCGCTCAAGGCCGAGGGCAAGACGGTCAAGATCATCTGCGTCGGCAAGAAGGGCTTCGACATCCTGCGTCGGCAGTTCGCCGCCGACATCATCGAAGTCGTCGACCTGCGCGCCTTCAAGCAGCTCGGCTTCGCCAATGCCGAGGCGATCGCCCAGAACATCCTGACGCGCTTCGCCAATGGCGAGTTCGATGTCGCCACGCTGTTCTTCTCGAAGTTCAAGTCGGTGATCTCGCAGATCCCGACCGCGCAGCAGATCATCCCGGCCGAGATCCCGGCTGGCGCCAAGACCACCGACGCGGTCTATGACTACGAGCCGGAAGAGAGCGAGATTCTCGAGACCCTGCTGCCGCGCAACCTCACGGTGCAGGTGCTGCGGGCGATCCTCGAGAACGCCGCCTCCGAGCAGGGCGCGCGCATGTCGGCGATGGACTCCGCCACGCGCAACGCTGGCGAGATGATCAAGAAGCAGACGCAGCTGTACAACCGCTCGCGCCAGGCGATGATCACCAAGGAACTGATCGAGATCATCTCCGGCGCGGAAGCGCTCTAA
- a CDS encoding F0F1 ATP synthase subunit delta: MAEGGSQEQSPVSGVAERYATALFELASEAKTVDAVAKDLDTFSAMIAESDDLKRLIGSPAFSTQDQVSAVAALTAKAGISGSAANFIGFVASKRRLFALPGMIRAFRAKVAEAKGVVSAEVTLAEQPSAAQLKDIAATLKDVAGKDVDVSVKVDPAIIGGLIVKMGSRMVDASLKTKLNSIRLAMKEVG; the protein is encoded by the coding sequence GTGGCCGAGGGCGGATCGCAGGAACAATCCCCTGTCTCGGGCGTAGCCGAGCGCTATGCCACGGCTCTGTTCGAACTGGCCAGCGAGGCCAAGACGGTCGATGCCGTCGCCAAGGATCTCGACACCTTCAGCGCGATGATCGCCGAGAGCGATGATCTCAAGCGCCTGATCGGAAGCCCTGCCTTCTCCACCCAGGACCAGGTTTCCGCCGTCGCCGCGCTCACCGCCAAGGCCGGCATCTCCGGCAGCGCCGCCAACTTCATCGGCTTCGTTGCCAGCAAGCGCCGTCTGTTCGCGCTGCCGGGCATGATCCGTGCCTTCCGCGCCAAGGTCGCCGAAGCCAAGGGCGTGGTCAGCGCCGAGGTCACGCTCGCCGAGCAGCCCTCGGCCGCCCAGCTCAAGGACATCGCCGCGACCCTCAAGGATGTCGCCGGCAAGGATGTCGACGTTTCCGTGAAGGTCGACCCGGCCATCATCGGCGGTCTCATCGTCAAGATGGGCTCGCGCATGGTCGATGCGTCCCTGAAAACCAAGCTCAATTCTATTCGTCTTGCCATGAAAGAGGTCGGCTGA
- a CDS encoding primosomal protein N', with amino-acid sequence MDDALDEGQGGGTVEVLIPLGLDQAYSYAVPPGLTLAPGDVVQVPLGPRETVGVVWEVGSGRGGNLKKVVAKLDMPPLDPALRKLVDWVAWYTLAAKGSVLALALRRPPDDTPERPKLGVRLVGAPPARMTPARARAIAAAEGGLLIGKPALAEAASVSTAVIDSLVDAGTFSVEALPQEAIAARPDPDHAKPQLSQDQQAVGDALAELVRKQAWQVALLEGVTGSGKTEVYFEAVAEAIRIGRQSVILMPEIALTAQFIDRFEARFGVRPGLWHSGVSGRRRERLQAAIAKGEALVVAGARSALFLPYRDLGLIIVDEEHEAAYKQEDGVAYHARDMAVVRGKIENAPVVLASATPSLETRVNAERGRYTHLKLPERYGGRELPTLGLVDLRKDKPERGRWLSSGLVKAIEANLEAKEQSLLFLNRRGYAPLTLCRDCGHRFQCKNCSAWLVDHRFRRALVCHHCGHVERRPHECPACHQPESLVACGPGVERLAEEVATLFPQARSIVLSSDFPGGTERLKQELMAVAEGEFDIVIGTQLVAKGHNFPGMTLVGVIDADLGLTSGDPRAAERTFQVLRQVTGRAGRGERPGRALLQTHDPNHPVLKALISGDPERFYAAETASREAAGLPPFGRLAALIVSANAQAEAETHARALARCAEAPAGVAVLGPAEAPLAILRGRHRMRLIVRTAREINLQDYLRAWIKRAPKPKGSVRVAVDVDPQSFL; translated from the coding sequence ATGGACGATGCGCTCGACGAGGGGCAGGGCGGCGGCACGGTCGAGGTGCTGATCCCGCTCGGCCTCGACCAGGCCTATAGCTACGCCGTGCCGCCCGGGCTCACGCTCGCGCCAGGCGATGTCGTGCAGGTGCCGCTCGGGCCGCGCGAGACGGTCGGCGTGGTCTGGGAGGTGGGCTCAGGCCGTGGCGGCAATCTGAAAAAGGTGGTCGCCAAGCTCGACATGCCGCCGCTCGATCCGGCGCTGCGCAAGCTGGTCGACTGGGTCGCCTGGTATACGCTCGCCGCCAAGGGCTCGGTGCTGGCGCTCGCCTTGCGTCGCCCGCCCGACGATACGCCGGAGCGGCCGAAACTCGGCGTGAGATTGGTCGGCGCGCCACCGGCGCGGATGACGCCGGCCCGGGCACGTGCCATCGCTGCTGCCGAGGGCGGGCTGCTGATCGGCAAACCGGCGCTGGCCGAGGCGGCGTCGGTCAGTACGGCAGTGATCGATTCGCTCGTCGATGCCGGTACCTTTTCCGTCGAGGCGCTGCCGCAGGAGGCGATCGCAGCCCGGCCTGATCCCGATCATGCCAAACCGCAGCTCTCGCAGGATCAGCAGGCGGTCGGCGATGCCCTCGCCGAACTCGTCCGCAAGCAGGCCTGGCAGGTCGCGCTGCTCGAAGGCGTCACCGGCTCGGGTAAGACCGAGGTCTATTTCGAGGCTGTCGCGGAAGCGATCCGGATCGGGCGTCAGAGCGTGATCCTGATGCCGGAGATTGCGCTCACGGCGCAGTTCATCGACCGGTTCGAAGCGCGTTTCGGCGTCCGGCCGGGGCTGTGGCATTCGGGCGTGAGTGGGCGAAGGCGCGAGCGCTTGCAGGCGGCGATCGCCAAGGGCGAGGCGCTGGTGGTGGCTGGCGCGCGCTCGGCCCTGTTCCTGCCCTACCGGGATCTCGGTTTGATCATCGTCGATGAGGAGCACGAGGCTGCCTACAAGCAGGAGGACGGCGTCGCCTACCATGCCCGCGACATGGCGGTGGTGCGCGGCAAGATCGAAAACGCGCCGGTGGTGCTGGCGTCCGCCACGCCCTCACTCGAAACCCGCGTCAACGCCGAGCGCGGCCGCTACACCCATCTCAAGCTGCCGGAGCGCTATGGCGGGCGCGAATTGCCCACGCTCGGCCTGGTCGACCTGCGCAAGGACAAGCCGGAACGCGGGCGCTGGCTTTCGTCCGGGTTGGTCAAGGCGATCGAGGCGAATCTCGAGGCGAAGGAGCAGTCGCTGCTGTTCCTCAACCGGCGTGGCTATGCGCCGCTGACGCTCTGCCGTGATTGCGGTCATCGCTTCCAGTGCAAGAACTGCTCGGCCTGGCTGGTCGACCATCGGTTTCGGCGGGCGCTGGTCTGCCATCATTGCGGGCATGTCGAGCGCCGGCCGCATGAATGCCCGGCCTGCCATCAGCCCGAGAGCCTCGTCGCCTGCGGGCCGGGGGTCGAGCGCCTCGCCGAGGAGGTCGCGACGCTGTTCCCGCAGGCGCGCTCGATCGTGCTGTCGAGTGATTTTCCGGGTGGAACCGAGCGCCTGAAGCAGGAGCTGATGGCAGTGGCCGAGGGCGAGTTCGACATCGTCATCGGCACGCAGCTCGTCGCCAAGGGTCATAATTTCCCGGGGATGACGCTGGTCGGTGTCATCGACGCCGATCTCGGCCTGACCTCGGGCGATCCGCGCGCCGCCGAGCGCACCTTCCAGGTGCTCCGGCAGGTCACCGGCCGGGCCGGGCGCGGCGAGAGGCCAGGACGGGCGCTGCTGCAGACGCACGACCCCAACCATCCGGTGCTGAAGGCGCTGATCTCCGGCGATCCCGAGCGCTTCTATGCTGCCGAGACGGCGTCGCGGGAAGCCGCCGGCCTGCCGCCTTTCGGGCGGCTCGCTGCGCTGATCGTTTCGGCCAATGCGCAGGCCGAGGCAGAAACGCATGCGCGAGCGCTGGCGCGCTGTGCCGAGGCACCGGCCGGCGTTGCCGTGCTCGGGCCGGCCGAGGCGCCGCTCGCGATCCTGCGTGGGCGCCACCGCATGCGGCTGATCGTCAGGACGGCGCGCGAGATCAACCTCCAGGATTATCTGCGTGCCTGGATCAAGCGCGCGCCAAAACCGAAAGGTTCGGTCAGGGTCGCGGTCGACGTCGATCCGCAGAGCTTCCTTTAG
- a CDS encoding HpcH/HpaI aldolase/citrate lyase family protein — MTDIRPRRSVLYMPGSNARALEKAREIAADALILDLEDAVAPDAKELARSQVCAAVKAGGYGRRELIIRTNGIDTPWFDADLAAATEAAPDAILIPKVSSPETLIEIGHRLTGLWAKPETQIWAMIETPLAILDCEKVASAARDPATRLACFVLGTNDLAKETRARFVPGRAPMLPWLTTAILAARAHGVDVVDGVYNDLKDEAGFRAECEQARDLGFDGKTLIHPNQVAVANTVFAPEESELTRARAIISAFAEPENADKGAIQLDGRMVERLHAEMAKRVVALADAIAA; from the coding sequence ATGACCGATATCCGCCCGCGCCGCAGCGTCCTCTATATGCCGGGCTCCAATGCCCGCGCGCTGGAGAAGGCCCGCGAGATTGCCGCCGACGCGCTGATCCTCGACCTGGAAGACGCGGTCGCCCCGGACGCCAAAGAACTGGCGCGGAGCCAAGTCTGTGCTGCGGTGAAGGCCGGCGGCTATGGCAGGCGCGAGCTCATCATCCGCACCAACGGCATCGACACGCCCTGGTTCGACGCCGATCTCGCTGCCGCGACCGAAGCCGCGCCTGACGCGATCCTGATCCCGAAGGTCTCTTCGCCCGAGACGCTCATTGAGATCGGCCACCGTTTGACCGGGCTCTGGGCCAAGCCGGAAACGCAGATCTGGGCGATGATCGAGACGCCGCTCGCCATCCTCGACTGCGAGAAGGTCGCCAGCGCGGCCCGCGATCCGGCGACGCGCCTCGCCTGCTTCGTCCTCGGCACCAATGATCTCGCGAAGGAGACGAGGGCGCGCTTCGTGCCCGGGCGCGCGCCGATGCTGCCCTGGCTGACCACGGCGATCCTCGCCGCTCGCGCCCATGGCGTCGACGTCGTCGACGGCGTCTACAACGATCTCAAGGACGAGGCTGGCTTCCGCGCCGAATGCGAACAGGCCCGCGATCTCGGCTTCGACGGCAAGACCCTGATCCATCCGAACCAGGTCGCCGTGGCGAACACCGTTTTCGCGCCGGAGGAGAGCGAGCTGACCCGCGCCCGCGCCATCATCTCGGCCTTCGCCGAGCCCGAGAACGCCGACAAGGGCGCGATCCAGCTCGATGGCCGCATGGTCGAGCGCCTGCATGCCGAAATGGCCAAGCGGGTCGTCGCGCTGGCCGATGCGATCGCGGCCTGA